From the Helianthus annuus cultivar XRQ/B chromosome 17, HanXRQr2.0-SUNRISE, whole genome shotgun sequence genome, the window tttgttgtgagggggagttctgattgtttttgcacaagaatggtgaattgaagtaattcacataatgttgtcatatttcttgtatagtttgttttcaatttttcctcggaaaatcaaaattgaaacatattttgattttagggggagtaagaaaattttgaaaaatttaaaaaattgaaaaattgaaaatgagttttgttgcaaaaagaggaaatgatagttcATCGGTAGaatatcacagcatgctagagatttgtaaagtcaaaaatgtttttaaacaagtcttactaatgatgtgtcgattgacttcacacagttagtaaattgtattcgagatataaacctaaattcaaacttacttagttgtggggaacactacttggatatataggtaacccctgaaatctcgtttgaaaggtttcttattctgaaatactaggtttttctactcaaatgatgtctggggtattattccgggacttctgctgaacggtagttctgacctagtccctggctaatactttctctaatatgcttgaaacatagcataaagccctcagctgattagacaataaaattgatgatcagttgttgtagcggaaaagatcctctaaaggggacacactgctaagtcgaaactgatatctctctgctgaacggaagttctgacctgagatccctcagtcttcgcatttttcccctaatttatatacagatatcatttgtagtatacttacctgtaaatcagaatattgagatctggatacgggagtatattcaagaagtgggacacgcaaataagtttaagttctaaaacattaaatacgtatcttgaatcaattgaaaacttgtgtagaggtttaagtggacaacaatactgacaatcagaagtaaatttgtttttaacatttgctgattattcaagatcaacggtgttagtgatgtgtctcaaatccgatatgatcctcttgcacaatctctcaaaaatagtgtttcatttctgtatttcattacattcaaaaattcaaaaatattgtgttttagtttgatatttgaaaacttcaaaaagattttcgacaacagagtgtgaagagctgattttcaacatttcaagtgctaaacatattgaacttatggtttgggagagagtgtgtgaatttgtgaagatttgaaatgcaaaattggttcattaacttgatgtttAAATTTAATGTTAGCCTACATTTTGATCTTCATAGTTTTCTTATATGATCAGTTGATTCATTAAATTGAATCACAATtgtatttgtttgtgatagattgtTTGAATTttgtaggtttctgatcctgttgctacggatagctaggagacacatcagaaccagagaagagcttaaacagagaaagcaaggagttgatttcaatggtaataacgatttccagacagagatcctagcatgatgatagggggagtctgatgaaagttagagccagagaaagttCCAGGCATTTGATTCCAGAAAGAAGTTTCTGAAGAAGATTTGAttccagacaaagatcctgaagatgttgctgaagatcaaaggaatgccagcaaattgagagggggagtctgtggaTAGAAAGatagaagcccaaagactgatcaagactgaagatgtgaagacacagcatgtTGTGACTcaatagtcgactccatcaacatctgagggggagtctgttggtgcactacatctgctgattccgtcttgtattgagtcattatcttagaacgttagatctgggctagAAATATGTAAAATTGAGTGTTTGTATAGTGTTAGGCatgttggatcgcttatatgtcaatTAGGTTAGTTGGACCGCTCGAATGGTCATGAAGATGGGTCGCTCGAGTGTCAATTATGTTGGATCGCTCATGTGTctctgggccgcttattgggcctgtccaataagcggtcccaaagcCCTATATATACATGATGAGCGATCTCAGTAGTAAGCAGTGAGAGAAATCGTActgaagtgctgccggtgcgagatttgaagtgtaatcagcgtcaaatcaatagaaaaatagttaaagtgatctgcgtgctatttctaccttagtttcttgttattccgcacctgaaacaaaggagaaagcctctgaacgactcgtttgggtcagaatccgatcctacagtTTCACACTCACCAAGTGTTAGATCTAAGTGTAAACCTTTCAAGACTTTCTTAAACTTGATTTTTACACCAAAACAAACCAAAAACGGCATGTATCTCGTTCACTGAATAGTGGAATGAGGTAATGTCGCAACCAACTTGAAAAGGACTCGGAAACACATCCGATACAGGCGAAAACACAACATCGAATGCCAAAAACAGCCACGTTTGTGAACTGGACTGTTCTGTGCGAAgctagcttcgtacgaaggcactggtTTTACACCTAACAGCCCGATTCCCACTCGTGACGTAATCAAAGACCTCTACGACTTTAAGTTTAATTAGTAGCTTAAGGTTGGATGGATGAACACTCGATTTTCCGAAGACAGACGCGAAGacactcgattttggacaacGGAAGCCGCACGTGTGCGAAGACCCACCTTCATACGAAGGCaccagcttcgtacgaagcttcTGTTCCCACCGACACTCTGATTTTCGACCGTTTCAGCACTTTGGAGGACTTACGCTTCTGTTCCCGTACGCAGGCTGACccggcgctcccttcaatccattgaGGATCGTGTTTCTTGATTAGTACACgctctgtgagtatactcaaaccgATTTTCGTTtcacgcacttttgggtgttatatACGTTCCCtataaaaacacaacacacaacacaaacaTTTATAAACGCTAACCGTCCCCGCATGCTATACGTAATTTGttgaatgcttgttactatgcttaCACAATGTTATGCCAGACCGcctttagcaacgatagtactatagtttggactcagcacatgTTGTGACAGGGGTTGCTAAggatcacattactttacttcacgtgtttaCTTAggtgaacatgtgtcgcgcatactctacatctgtaacaccttgaaaatttatgtccaataatgtatgaacacgtgtcataagctctgaacgtgtgtaagaatactttagagggactaatgttgacaaatggggaaactatgtgaatataagggtccaaagtgtcaacaatggataattatattcaaaaatagccctacaagatgtttataccttcaaacgaataaatcatggatcatacggagctaaatatgaaagaaagtgaggagtTACAAACTGCatggggctaaatgtgtcaacatgtgcaaagtatacctctgagtgaccttttggcagacccgaagctttgcaacgataaattatactcactagaatatgtggtaaaaatttcataaagtttcgttatcgtatgagaaagttatgatcaaattcatgtacgaggggttaaaagcgtcaacattgaattctatggccttatgagtggttacaaggttggtcaaggacttaaccaagttagtaaaagtcccaaggcccttaataATAAGGTTAAGAGGTCAAAAGTGCAAAAACAAAGCTCAAAACCatgttacaaaggaccagggactgaaaatgCAAAGGACGAAGCGGGTCTGCAAGTctatgctagataagtcggtgatagtatttattgacgacattttaatatactcaaAGGACGAAGCGGAACACATGAGGCATTTGTACGAAGTCTTGGAGACGCtcagaaaagaaaagttgtatgcaaaattttcaaaatgtgccttctggttgcgagaggtgcaatttctcgggCACGTCATTAATGCAAACGGGGTATTAGTAGACCCGTCAAAAATAGAAGCCGTGGCAAAATGGAGTTCACCGAAGAATCCTTCGAAatcagaagctttttggggctcgcgggttattaccggaggttcatacaagatttctccaaaattgccacGCCACTGACCAAACTAACCCGCAAGGAGGAAAAATTTATTTGGGGCGACGACCAAGATAAGGCATTTCAAACGCTTAAGGAAAAATTGACACAAGCACTGGTATTGTCATTACCGGATGGAACGGATGATTTGATAGTTTACTCGGACGCCTCGCATTCGGGGCTTGGCTGCGTtctgatgcaacgaggcaaggttatagcctatgcctcaagGCAGCTGAAAACTCATGAAAAGAGATATCCTACTCATGACCTCGAGTTAGCGGCGGTGGTGTTCTCCTTGAAAGTATGGGTGCATTATCTGTACGGGGTAAAGTTCACTATCTTTACCGACCACAAAAGCTCAaagtatttcttcgatcagaaggaattaaatatgaggcaaaggcggtggttggagACTGTAAAGGACTTTGATTGTGATATACATTACCATCCcgggaaggctaatgtagtagcggACGCGTTGAGCTGAAAGACAGATTATACGCCTATTCGAGTCCGATCGATGCAGTTAATTGTGACATCGGGTTTGCTTGAACAAATCCGGAAATCTCAAATTGAAGCAAtcaaagaggaaaacatgaagaGAGAAAGGATAGTTGGGCAGCTAAAAGACCTGGAGGATAATAACCAAGGATTAAAAACTCGATTTGGGAGAGTTTGGGTTCCAAATACGTGTGGGGCCAAGGTGCGTCTACTTGATGAGGCCCATAAATCTCATTATTCAATTCATCCGGGGGCGACCAAAATGTATAATGACTTAAAataaaactattggtggcccggaatgaaaagagatattgtgaaatatgtggagaagtgtttgacttgtttacaagtcaaagcggagcaccaaaagccgtatgGTAAGTTACAACCGTTGGatatcccagtttggaaatgggaacaaatcacgATGGACTTGTtaaccaaattgcctaaaaccaATCGCGgatttgatgctatatgggtagtcgtAGATAGATTGAcaaaaagtgctcacttcattccgattcgtgagacttatacatccgAAAAGATGTCGGAagtatacaccaatgaaatcatagcacgaCACGGAGTTCCGATATCtattgtgtcagacagagatacaCGGTTCACCTCTAAATTTTGGCGcgaattccaagaacaaatgggaactaaactgttcattagcactgcttatcatccgcaaacggatgggcaaagtgagagAACGATACAAACATTGGGAGATATGTTGCGGGCTTGCATCATCGACTTCGGGGGTAGCtgggatgtccatctacccttggtcgatttttcatataacaatagctatcaatcgagcattaaaatggccccaTATGAGATGTTGTACGGTAGAAAGTGTCGAACCCCGGagtgttggggagaagtgggacCACGAGGATTAGCATCTACTGATATAATTCGAGCTACGAATGAGAAAATTGATATGGTCCGAGCTCACCTAAAAGCAGCTCAGGATCGACAAAAGTCGTATGCGGATAAGCGAAATAGGCCTATTGAATTTCAAGTGGGCGATAAAGTAATGCTAAAAGTATCTCCGTGGAAAGGAATAATACGGTTCAGAAAAAGGGGGAAattgagcccaagatttattgggccattcagAATCACCgaacgggttggtaaagtagcATATCATCTTGAACTACCTGATgagttgagtgggattcataacacattccacgtgtcacatctccgGAAATGTTTGGCAGATGAAACCGCTCGCATTCACtatgatgatatcgaggtggatactAGTCTCAACTATGTGGTTAACCCAATTGCGATATTAGATCGTAAGGAGAAGAGTTTGAGGAACAAGATAATTAACCAAGTGAAGGTTAAGTGGGAACACAGGAAGGGTGCGGATACtacatgggaatccgaagaagAAATGCAACGGCTCTACCCTTCATTGTTTGGTACGTAAtccggtttcggggacgaaacccttttaaggggggtggacttgtaacatcccgaaaatataaaactttataataATACATATAGTATAAATAAATGAGGAATTACCCATCTAGAAGTGTAGTAACTTGGTTAGCTAACATGTCTAGCATTAGCCTACAATGAGGTTAAAACAACAGAAattgttatgttaaataaatgGAGGGACCAATCTTGTAAAAATCAGAACTTGAATTACTAAAATAGTaaaaaaccaaccaaacaccccattcaagaggtgtctggtcgatcaacaaGCAGGGGCGACAAGGGGGTTCTTCACCCAAACCCTAACTTGCAAGAAAATCACAAATTGAAGCCTCAAATCAGTTagaaatcgaaatccaagcatagaatcgtgatcaccttgtcaAAGGGATCCTAAGGTATGTTGAATTAGGTCATTTTCATTCGATTCAAAGTTCATGTATATGATCAAAAATCGAATGTAGAGCTTGATTATGTGTAGTAAACATGAAATTGGAAGTAATGTAAggtttagggacaaaccctagataaTTTCTTGTCAAATTCTTGCATGATAATTGTATAGATCAAAATCACCATAATGGGTGATTAGCATGTTTGTAAaacttgatgaacactaggattgAAACTCTTGTTCTAGTGTAAACTGAAATTATGAGGAAAACTCTAAGTTGTTAATGTTAACATATAGACATGTAGTCAAGTTGAAGTTAATTTTGGTGATAAACTcgagtcatgaacttggtttagatcatataaaaatctgacccgttaggtgttcgataaaatgcctaaaagaggGTAAAATGTTAAAAGTTGGGCAAAACGCAGATTTGAGTATGTTAAGAAATAATGCGATAAAGCTTATGAAAGGGTTCTAATTTTTGTTataaattgaactctttaggcaaagaatccggaacgtcaagtggacacgccggaagtgatacccgcggaaaaggtgcgctttaaaggtacgtgactttagtctCGTTAGATTATGCTTAAATGCTTTAGTTTATATGTAATTGATGTTGTAGTGTAACGAATGCGTTTGATGTGTCGTTTAAGTGACGAAGTACACTCGaccatcaaacgggtcaaaataaggacTTGGTATTTAGTTTGGTCAGCCAatgaagtgatggttttcactaaatagccaaacgggtcaaaatgatgttTTCAAAAGAATCACGAGAGTAGAGACTTGAAGGTCTTATACCtagttaaatgataaatttgcaccatactaatgatttggtgatgtTAATCTAAGTATAAGAGCCCAGAATATGGGTCAAACAATAGTGTTAAAGGAAAAGGGGTTGTTTGAAACGGAATGCTTGAATTCCGAATAATCAAGTATTAGCCCTAGACGACTTGCAAAGCCATGGAATTGGCGTGAATACACCAAGTGTGTGAGCCCCGGGTAATTGGGTAAATATGTTTAAAAGAGTTTCAAGAATGAAAAGAGGTGCTATGCACCCACACAAATGGGTTGGATAATGGAAATAAGGAAATTGTGAACAAATCGTGGGTATCTCGGTTTCCGCAAATGTAAATTTTACATGGTTAAATCCGAAATTTTATTACGGACTCATAAGAAGAAGAATCGGTTAAATCGGACTAACGGGTAAAAAGTTATGATCTTCTAAAGTTGAAAAATAGTCAAAGGGCAGATGTGCAgagcccaccgtaaattacggtcccatcgtaatttacggtgaacatCAAAAGCCTACGGTGTGAGCCTTCTGATTTACGGCAGAACCTTAAACATTCCAggttcaccgtaaattacggtaccgtaatttacggtggaacccaaaaaaaaatatttatattttgttgtTACTTTGTGTTGTTAAAACCGGTTTATACATAATGCATTATTGTCAAAACTAATGGTTTTAGTGTTTGACCTTAGGTATGGATGAGTTCTCTcggatggtgatcaagcatgcttggcaagaaccgaacacgtgttttgaagcttccgcactaaATATAACGATGTCTAGAATTCTATTATGTTATAAATacttttgttaaacatgttttaaatcccTCAAACTAGTGGTTAGTTACTAGCAAGGGTTAACTTTAACTTGTTAAGCTATATCGTACAA encodes:
- the LOC110924918 gene encoding uncharacterized protein LOC110924918 — protein: MAPYEMLYGRKCRTPECWGEVGPRGLASTDIIRATNEKIDMVRAHLKAAQDRQKSYADKRNRPIEFQVGDKVMLKVSPWKGIIRFRKRGKLSPRFIGPFRITERVGKVAYHLELPDELSGIHNTFHVSHLRKCLADETARIHYDDIEVDTSLNYVVNPIAILDRKEKSLRNKIINQVKVKWEHRKGADTTWESEEEMQRLYPSLFGT